A portion of the Plodia interpunctella isolate USDA-ARS_2022_Savannah chromosome 4, ilPloInte3.2, whole genome shotgun sequence genome contains these proteins:
- the Vamp7 gene encoding vesicle-associated membrane protein 7, whose translation MPLLFSVVARGTVVLAKYASCAGNFTEVTEQILSKIPPHDDKLTYSHGNYLFHYISENKLVYFCITDDKFQRSRAFLFLNEIKRRFVATFGDTAQTAIPYAMNSEFARVLATEMKHYSESRDLDAISKVHGELDELKDIMVKNIDTMAMRGEKLELLVNKAENLQTSSITYRTTSRTLQRTLFWKNIKMYVIVVLVAALAVYLIGSMACGGLAWKSCVG comes from the exons ATGCCGCTATTGTTTAGTGTCGTAGCCCGTGGCACTGTCGTTTTGGCTAAATATGCTAGTTGTGCTGGTAATTTCACCGAAGTCACGGAACAAATTCTTTCGAAGATCCCTCCTCATGACGACAAGTTGACGTATTCTCatggaaattatttatttcactacaTTTCCGAGAATAAATTggtgtatttttgtattacggATGAT AAATTCCAACGTTCTAGAGCATTCCTTTTCCTCAATGAAATCAAGAGAAGGTTTGTGGCTACATTTGGGGATACTGCACAAACTGCTATTCCCTATGCGATGAATAGTGAGTTTGCCAGGGTCCTCGCTACGGAGATGAAACACTACAGCGAGTCAAGAGATCTTGATGCCATTTCCAAAGTTCATGGAGAACTCGATGAACTTAAAGACATTATGgttaaaaatattg atACAATGGCGATGCGCGGTGAAAAATTAGAGTTGTTGGTAAACAAAGCTGAGAATTTGCAAACGAGT TCGATTACATATCGCACTACATCGCGGACGCTCCAACGGACGCTGTTCTGGAAGAATATCAAGATGTATGTGATCGTAGTATTGGTCGCCGCTTTAGCAGTGTACTTGATCGGGTCTATGGCATGCGGTGGACTTGCGTGGAAATCTTGCGTCGGCTAA
- the Pyroxd1 gene encoding pyridine nucleotide-disulfide oxidoreductase domain-containing protein 1: MSVLQTTYLVVGGGIAGVTCVETLAILHPEESLVLITASSLVKNVSNVSFLAKTIVKFDVNETEAISLQRIHPNLEIVYDSLKHIDSANKIVLTDSGLKINYNVLCICTGGIPRLIADAKRCNRIFGIRDTESVQEFQDKLKAGRRMVIVGNGGIASEIVHATRGIQKVWVIRDDYISATFIDPGAAEFFQNTFKNKSSSETPKENETVLKRHVFSEEDTLVSLNKDLKSAALGPDWFRKLELKNERGEQELEIVYKVEVNKVYEVNKDFPLEVELSNGRTIQCDFVISATGVEPAVNYSWDKEPEKGCDGGLSVNELQETSVGDVFAAGDVAHAAWEHSPHWFQLRLWTQARQMGAMAAKAMHGRITNEDVLQDFCFEIFTHCTTLFGYRVVLLGKYNGQGLGDNYEILLRTTPSLEYIKFVLQNGKLQGAILIGETDLEEMCENLILDQIDLSPFGDDILNPDIDIDDYFD, translated from the coding sequence atgTCTGTGCTTCAAACAACATATTTGGTAGTTGGTGGCGGAATTGCCGGTGTGACTTGTGTTGAAACTTTGGCAATACTCCACCCAGAGGAAAGCCTTGTATTAATCACTGCATCATCCTTGGTGAAAAATGTTAGCAATGTCAGTTTCCTGGCAAAGACTATAGTAAAGTTTGATGTGAATGAAACTGAAGCTATTTCTTTGCAGAGGATACATCCAAATCTCGAAATTGTTTATGATTCCTTAAAACATATAGATAgtgcaaataaaatagttttaactgATAGTGGgttaaagataaattacaatGTCCTCTGTATTTGCACTGGTGGAATTCCAAGACTAATAGCAGATGCTAAAAGATGCAATAGGATTTTTGGTATACGAGACACAGAATCAGTGCAAGAATTTCAAGATAAATTAAAGGCTGGGCGCAGAATGGTTATTGTTGGGAATGGAGGCATTGCATCAGAAATTGTTCATGCAACTAGAGGCATTCAGAAAGTGTGGGTTATACGAGATGATTATATATCAGCAACATTTATTGATCCAGGAGCAGCTGAATTTTTTCAGAATactttcaaaaacaaatctaGCAGTGAGACACCTAAAGAAAATGAAACAGTTTTAAAAAGACATGTCTTTTCAGAAGAAGATACCTTGGTGTCATTAAATAAAGACTTGAAATCTGCTGCTTTAGGACCTGATTGGTTTAGAAAGTTGGAGTTGAAGAATGAGAGAGGGGAGCAGGAGTTGGAAATTGTATACAAAGTAGAAGTGAATAAGGTCTATGAAGTAAATAAGGACTTTCCATTGGAGGTTGAACTGTCTAATGGGAGAACAATACAATGTGACTTTGTAATATCAGCTACAGGAGTCGAACCTGCTGTGAATTACAGCTGGGATAAAGAACCAGAAAAAGGATGTGATGGTGGATTGTCTGTCAATGAATTGCAGGAGACATCTGTCGGAGATGTTTTTGCAGCTGGAGATGTTGCCCACGCTGCTTGGGAACATTCACCTCACTGGTTCCAATTAAGGTTATGGACACAAGCCAGGCAGATGGGAGCAATGGCAGCCAAAGCTATGCATGGTAGAATTACCAATGAAGATGTGCTACAGGACTTctgttttgaaatatttactcaTTGCACTACATTGTTTGGTTATAGAGTGGTGCTACTGGGTAAATACAATGGCCAAGGACTAGGTGACAATTATGAAATACTGTTGCGTACCACACCCAGtcttgaatatataaaatttgttttgcaGAATGGAAAACTTCAGGGTGCCATATTAATTGGAGAAACTGATCTTGAAGAAATGTGTGAAAATTTGATTCTTGACCAAATTGATTTATCACCATTTGGTGATGACATTTTAAATCCAGATATAGATATTGATGATTACtttgattga
- the snz gene encoding sorting nexin-25, with product MLLWVIVVTAPWLAVSWYFPFLWGIIYIQLLALFLGLAVLALTLWGHIAVSSPHQTSLFLIEKVEKEVRQFEEVLKEDLGNWPMTTKKTHLPIIFGRTVDSQLQMLIDYVLRDFVTKWLKDFSHKPEPVVDKFKENVWGAIQKLYERLLRVDAERLLASDMVTKITQHFERIRIARSCALELNQAPVFALSPHLMSCETELHYLRQISELIIMFLMPRCYSLAPASHLMREILACKVLQPAIDLITEPDHINQKIIQYLEAQKEVNAMHLRTHEYAKTFEDYIRLINNCNNVDTLKRLRYDIVTQIMQATTLQNVKRAKGIDIEEIEKNNTQHNISRQQISDAKKLKKYISQLTIAKEECEAALRKLGWDGAFPTVESGNNKTLPLHKVMESVTGRRYLSMFLETMCSQGLVGFWTAVEELRHSPSSSWHQLGAEIFYTYIRSPSAEIKVDKETRKRMEGFLLGDMGPEVFYEVQDTVVDTIQDKYYSSFLLSDQYTALVAELATEEANKEINSERSPIEDRQLSNESVSSAESVSGTLHLTEHSTYARRKLDQLQERHNNKIQALAALRASLKPDSRALALLARAVERLATERLRLEAHLARTDTWADHLGSWRASVHSAEVVEENKPPQFVIVVHMAAAEAGDDERPEQITTGWVLLKTLNEFQELHRKLRPMCSELKNLELPSNSFKFLFGKNDKNSLEKAKQLIQKYLEFVLEDDRLNQCEALYTFLNPSTEYLKQGDLPKKNKFSFSTLFKSNSSEATNRSSQEKDMSFTHLSADEDEISLLLEGNGDPAKSMTNSMRGAAAMGEERDSIAEPLYALLSEVFDMRGVFRWLRKTLVTFVQITYGRTINRQIKETVSWLFSEQMLHYYVSVVLKSWWPGGALSETVHSRNVQDREHTRTLALQQLTESVMETLSSLVGAPAAARGAHKLFYTLQNTTHNKQLFYELFELVLMEIFPELKRYT from the exons atgTTACTGTGGGTCATAGTTGTTACAGCCCCTTGGCTAGCAGTATCATGGTACTTTCCTTTTCTATGGGGCATAATTTACATTCAGTTACTGGCCTTGTTTTTGGGGCTAGCTGTACTAGCTCTTACTTTGTGGGGTCATATAGCAGTGTCATCTCCTCATCAGACCTCCTTATTCTTAATTGAAAAGGTTGAAAAAGAAGTGCGGCAATTTGAAGAAGTTTTGAAG GAAGATTTAGGGAACTGGCCaatgacaacaaaaaaaactcatcTGCCGATTATATTTGGAAGGACTGTTGATAGTCAACTACAAATGTTGATTGACTATGTTCTGAGAGACTTTGTGACTAAATGGTTAAAGGACTTCTCTCACAAGCCTGAACCAGTGGTGGACAAGTTTAAGGAAAATGTTTGGGGTGCTattcaaaaattgtatgagAGACTCCTTAGAGTAGATGCTGAGAGGCTTCTTGCCAGTGATATGGTCACAAAGATTACACAGCATTTTGAGCGAATAAGGATTGCCCGTAGTTGCGC ATTGGAACTAAACCAAGCACCAGTTTTTGCCCTGTCACCGCACCTAATGTCCTGTGAAACGGAACTGCATTACTTGCGCCAGATCAGTGAGCTCATCATTATGTTCCTGATGCCTCGCTGCTATTCCCTTGCACCTGCTTCACATCTCATGAGAGAGATTTTGGCATGCAAAG TTTTACAACCAGCAATAGATTTAATAACAGAACCAGATCACATTAACCAaaagattatacaatacttagAGGCTCAGAAGGAGGTAAACGCCATGCACTTGCGAACCCACGAGTACGCAAAGACATTTGAAGATTACATAAGACTAATTAACAACTGCAATAACGTTGACACACTGAAACGGTTACG aTATGATATTGTAACTCAAATAATGCAAGCGACAACCCTACAAAACGTGAAGCGAGCGAAAGGGATAGATATAGAAGAGATAGAGAAAAACAACACACAGCATAATATTAGTCGCCAACAGATTTCTGATGCTAAAAAACTCAAGAAGTACATTAGTCAGCTGACCATAGCTAAGGAAGAATGTGAAGCGGCCTTAAGAAAACTGGGGTGGGATGGTGCTTTTCCTACCGTGGAGTCTGGTAACAATaag ACGCTACCACTACACAAAGTGATGGAGAGTGTGACCGGCCGTCGATACCTGTCGATGTTCCTGGAGACGATGTGTTCTCAAGGGCTGGTTGGCTTCTGGACGGCTGTGGAGGAGCTGAGGCACAGCCCCAGCAGCAGCTGGCACCAACTCGGCGCCGAAATCTTTTACACTTACATCAGATCTCCAAGTGCTGAGATTAAAGTAGATAAG GAAACCAGAAAAAGAATGGAGGGGTTTCTGTTAGGGGACATGGGACCAGAAGTATTCTACGAAGTGCAGGACACAGTAGTCGACACGATACAGGACAAATACTATTCTTCGTTCCTCTTGAGTGACCAGTACACAGCGTTAGTGGCTGAACTTGCTACTGAGGAGGCTaataaag AAATAAACTCTGAGCGCTCGCCTATAGAAGACCGGCAGTTGTCCAACGAGTCCGTGTCGTCGGCGGAGAGTGTGTCGGGGACGCTACACCTCACTGAACATTCCACGTACGCGCGCCGGAAATTGGACCAGCTTCAGGAGAGACACAACAATAAGATTCAG GCACTAGCGGCACTGCGCGCGTCGCTGAAGCCCGACTCGCGCGCGCTGGCGCTGCTGGCGCGCGCGGTGGAGCGCCTGGCCACGGAGCGCCTGCGGCTGGAGGCGCACCTCGCGCGCACCGACACCTGGGCCGACCATCTGGGCAGTTGGCGGGCCTCCGTCCACAGCGCGGAG GTGGTAGAAGAGAACAAACCGCCTCAGTTCGTGATAGTGGTGCACATGGCGGCGGCGGAGGCGGGCGACGACGAACGCCCTGAACAGATCACCACGGGCTGGGTGCTGCTCAAGACGCTCAACGAGTTTCAA GAGTTACATCGAAAGCTTAGGCCTATGTGTTCAGAATTAAAAAACTTGGAGCTGCCGTCGAATtccttcaaatttttatttgggaAAAACGATAAGAATTCCTTGGAGAAGGCAAAACAGTtaatacagaaatatttaGAG TTTGTTTTAGAAGACGACAGACTGAACCAGTGCGAAGCTTTGTATACATTCCTCAACCCGAGTACCGAGTATCTGAAGCAAGGAGACTTGCCTAAGAAAAATAAGTTCTCTTTCtctacattatttaaaag TAATAGTAGCGAAGCAACGAACAGATCGTCCCAAGAGAAAGACATGTCGTTCACCCATCTATCCGCCGACGAAGATGAGATATCACTGTTATTGGAAGGCAACGGGGACCCTGCAAAAAGCATGACCAACTCTATGCGTG GTGCTGCCGCAATGGGTGAAGAGCGAGACAGCATAGCGGAACCACTATACGCGTTGCTGAGTGAAGTGTTCGACATGCGCGGCGTCTTCCGGTGGCTGAGGAAGACCCTAGTCACGTTTGTGCAGATCACCTACGGCAGAACCATAAATAG GCAAATAAAAGAGACAGTGTCATGGCTGTTCTCGGAACAAATGCTGCACTACTACGTGAGTGTGGTGCTCAAGTCGTGGTGGCCCGGCGGCGCGCTCAGCGAAACTGTGCACAGCCGCAATGTGCAGGACAGAG AGCACACGCGAACACTAGCGCTGCAGCAGCTGACCGAGAGCGTGATGGAGACGCTGTCCTCGCTGGTGGGGGCGCCGGCGGCCGCGCGCGGAGCACACAAACTGTTCTACACTTTGCAGAACACTACTCACAACAAACAGTTGTTCTAT gAACTATTTGAACTTGTGCTTATGGAAATATTCCCGGAGCTAAAAAGATACACTTGA
- the LOC128669610 gene encoding vesicle-associated membrane protein 7-like, whose translation MPILFSAVACDKIIKSKYASCDGNFTEIIEEVMLRLPSGRGKMTYFHGHYLFHYIIEDVYFYFCVTDKRCQRSRAFLFLNEIQRKFKSRGKDDFADILAAEMYRYSEDYNTITIRQGEIDELNSIGVDSSETILGEKILLINNTENLTYFSTISYVRKTPEKVEISRKNCRSMLYITVIVILVLILGFSIYSLEPMTCVIITCIFIIYFIRFVRNKTE comes from the exons atgccTATTCTATTTAGTGCTGTAGCctgtgataaaattataaaatcgaaatatGCTTCTTGTGATGGGAACTTCACGGAGATAATAGAGGAGGTGATGTTGAGACTTCCATCCGGGAGAGGAAAGATGACATATTTCCATGGACATTATTTGTTCCACTATATCATAGAAgatgtttatttctatttttgcgTCACGGACAAG CGATGCCAACGCTCCAGAGCATTTTTATTCCTAAACgaaattcaaagaaaatttaaatcaagaGGCAAAGATGATTTCGCTGACATCTTAGCAGCTGAAATGTATCGATACAGTGAAGACTATAACACTATCACGATAAGGCAGGGAGAAATTGACGAATTAAATAGTATTGGAGTGGATAGTAGTG AAACAATATTGGGagaaaaaatactattgaTTAATAACACGgaaaatttaacttatttcagt ACTATTTCGTACGTAAGAAAAACGCCAGAAAAAGTCGAGATTTCAAGGAAGAATTGCAGAAGCATGTTATACATAACCGTTATAGTAATTTTAGTTCTTATTTTAGGTTTTAGTATTTACAGTTTAGAACCAATGACTTGCGTCATCATAACatgcatatttataatatactttatacgttttgtaagaaataaaactgagtaa